A window of the Zeugodacus cucurbitae isolate PBARC_wt_2022May chromosome 4, idZeuCucr1.2, whole genome shotgun sequence genome harbors these coding sequences:
- the LOC105212997 gene encoding protein phosphatase methylesterase 1 → MSNLQRTILKNRLPPTIPGGRIGRSDSFKKSRIRDFKPALWSDFFTEKEDVVLDENRTFRIYRTKAPQKPGPILLLLHGGGYSGLTWSHFCVEITRIIHCQCLAIDLRGHGDTKTELDDDLSSDTLAKDIGDLVLQLYQGDIPPIYLVGHSMGGAIAVHFAHKAIIPSIIGITVIDVVEGTAMEALASMQSFLRSRPTHFKSIPNAIEWCIRSGQIRNVESAKVSMPGQIINCATQQLATNELPLSEDEIEESASTSNFTHPFSISEDEEIGNDNGGDSVTSIASTTLGGENDSSSDSSEFKKPFSGHIESPKKYTWRIDLSKSEKYWVGWFTGLSEKFLNLRVPKQLLLASIDGLDKALTVGQMQGRFQMQVLARCGHAVHEDRPHEVAEVISGYLIRNRFAEAVGEFHFHLPAC, encoded by the exons atgtcaaatttgcAACGCACTATTCTTAAAAATAGACTTCCGCCCACAATACCTGGTGGGAGAATTGGAAGAAG TGACTCATTTAAAAAGTCTCGAATTCGAGATTTTAAACCGGCACTCTGGAGTGATTTCTTTACTGAAAAAGAGGACGTGGTCTTAGACGAGAATCGAACTTTCCGCATATACCGTACAAAAGCCCCACAGAAACCTGGTCCAATTCTACTCTTACTGCATGGGGGTGGATATTCTGGTCTAACATGGTCGCATTTCTGC GTTGAAATCACTCGCATTATCCATTGTCAGTGTCTCGCAATTGATTTACGAGGCCATGGCGACACAAAGACAGAACTTGATGATGATCTTTCCTCAGATACTCTTGCAAA AGATATAGGGGACCTGGTATTACAACTTTACCAAGGAGATATTCCTCCCATATACCTTGTCGGTCATTCTATGGGAGGCGCTATCGCTGTTCATTTTGCGCACAAAGCGATTATCCCAAGTATAATTGGAATAACTGTAATTGATGTAGTCGAAGGAACTGCTATGGAAGCTTTGGCCAGTATGCAAAGTTTTCTACGATCGCGTCCTACTCACTTTAAAAGTATTCCAAACGCTATAGAATGGTGCATTAGAAGTGGCCAAATAAGAAATGTAGAAAGCGCAAAGGTCTCAATGCCTGGACAGATTATTAA ttgTGCAACGCAGCAGCTAGCTACTAACGAGCTACCATTGTCTGAAGATGAAATCGAGGAGAGTGCTTCAACAAGTAACTTTACACATCCTTTTAGTATTTCAGAAGATGAGGAAATTGGCAACGATAATGGAGGTGATTCCGTCACTTCAATTGCCAGTACCACACTCGGAGGTGAAAATGATAGTagttcagattcatcagaattTAAAAAACCATTTAGCGGACATATTGAATCTCCGAAAAA GTATACTTGGCGCATTGATCTttcaaaatcagaaaaatacTGGGTGGGTTGGTTTACCGGTTTAagcgaaaaatttttaaatttacgtgTTCCGAAACAACTATTACTGGCCAGCATTGATGGTTTAGACAAGGCACTAACTGTTGGTCAAATGcaag gtCGATTTCAAATGCAAGTGCTGGCGCGATGTGGACACGCCGTTCACGAGGATCGTCCACATGAAGTAGCGGAGGTAATAAGTGGATATCTTATACGCAATCGTTTTGCAGAAGCGGTTGgcgaatttcactttcatttgccagcatgttaa
- the LOC105212998 gene encoding UPF0193 protein EVG1 homolog isoform X1, translating to MEKNHCENQISGSVVDDNGRTRSSEKEAIMWPSERIPQGGFFHSPKIEYSKETADLLKALMAESKMSMMMRKKINYHLRNGEPLPKPEPPTINTKDPEAGALDILHRAHLAKRKSLEQILASDAYKLPPFRPRPTNRMPTEKEKKLLQEAMSGMRLAETSVKAKRKPRIRTDFQATEENIIDELLDQINERANWLAEMEELGDGKRFRNEVREQIAERLRHIKALETKIQIKKSGIRFVE from the exons atggaaaaaaatcatTGTGAGAATCAAATCTCGGGGAGCGTTGTAGATGATAACGGAAGGACTCGAAGTTCGGAAAAGGAAGCTATAATGTGGCCAAGTGAGCGCATTCCTCAAGGAGGATTTTTTCACAGTCCTAAAATTGAGTACAGCAAAGAGACTGCAGATTTGTTGAAAG CTCTTATGGCTGAGTCCAAAATGTCGATGATGATGCGAAAAAAGATAAACTATCACTTACGTAATGGGGAGCCATTGCCCAAACCTGAACCACCAACTATTAACACAAAAGATCCCGAAGCTGGGGCGCTTGATATTCTGCACCGTGCTCATCTTGCTAAACGAAAGAGTCTTGAACAGATTTTAGCTAGTGACGCTTACAAGCTACCCCCGTTCCGTCCGAGACCCACGAATCGGATGCCCACGGAAAAAGAGAAGAAACTTCTGCAAGAGGCAATGTCGGGAATGCGGCTTGCAGAAACATCAGTGAAGGCAAAACGTAAACCACGAATTAGAACGGACTTTCAAGCTACggaagaaaatataattgatgAAC TTTTAGATCAAATTAATGAACGCGCGAACTGGTTGGCTGAAATGGAAGAATTAGGTGATGGTAAGCGCTTTAGGAATGAGGTTCGTGAACAAATTGCTGAACGGCTTCGCCATATAAAAGCGCTGGAaacgaaaattcaaattaaaaaaagtggtATTCGGTTTGTGGAATAA
- the LOC105212998 gene encoding UPF0193 protein EVG1 homolog isoform X2, which produces MEKNHCENQISGSVVDDNGRTRSSEKEAIMWPSERIPQGGFFHSPKIEYSKETADLLKALMAESKMSMMMRKKINYHLRNGEPLPKPEPPTINTKDPEAGALDILHRAHLAKRKSLEQILASDAYKLPPFRPRPTNRMPTEKEKKLLQEAMSGMRLAETSVKAKRKPRIRTDFQATEENIIDEHQINERANWLAEMEELGDGKRFRNEVREQIAERLRHIKALETKIQIKKSGIRFVE; this is translated from the exons atggaaaaaaatcatTGTGAGAATCAAATCTCGGGGAGCGTTGTAGATGATAACGGAAGGACTCGAAGTTCGGAAAAGGAAGCTATAATGTGGCCAAGTGAGCGCATTCCTCAAGGAGGATTTTTTCACAGTCCTAAAATTGAGTACAGCAAAGAGACTGCAGATTTGTTGAAAG CTCTTATGGCTGAGTCCAAAATGTCGATGATGATGCGAAAAAAGATAAACTATCACTTACGTAATGGGGAGCCATTGCCCAAACCTGAACCACCAACTATTAACACAAAAGATCCCGAAGCTGGGGCGCTTGATATTCTGCACCGTGCTCATCTTGCTAAACGAAAGAGTCTTGAACAGATTTTAGCTAGTGACGCTTACAAGCTACCCCCGTTCCGTCCGAGACCCACGAATCGGATGCCCACGGAAAAAGAGAAGAAACTTCTGCAAGAGGCAATGTCGGGAATGCGGCTTGCAGAAACATCAGTGAAGGCAAAACGTAAACCACGAATTAGAACGGACTTTCAAGCTACggaagaaaatataattgatgAAC ATCAAATTAATGAACGCGCGAACTGGTTGGCTGAAATGGAAGAATTAGGTGATGGTAAGCGCTTTAGGAATGAGGTTCGTGAACAAATTGCTGAACGGCTTCGCCATATAAAAGCGCTGGAaacgaaaattcaaattaaaaaaagtggtATTCGGTTTGTGGAATAA